The Corynebacterium suranareeae genome window below encodes:
- a CDS encoding 3-isopropylmalate dehydrogenase yields the protein MKLAVIGGDGIGPEVTAEALKVLQAVRDDIETTDYDLGARRYLKNGELLTDEDLASLRDHDAILLGAIGAPGSVPPGVLERGLLLKMRFALDHHVNLRPSKLYDGVESPLRNPGKIDFVVVREGTEGAYTGNGGAIRVGTPHEIANETSVNTRYGAERVIRYAFDLAQSRRKKLTLVHKTNVLVHGGGLWQRTVDEVAKEYPEVSVDYNHIDAATIYLVTDPSRFDVIVTDNLFGDILTDEAGAISGGIGLAASGNIDATGTNPSMFEPVHGSAPDIAGQGIADPTAAILSAAMLLRHLGDEDNAVRIEKAIAADVADRDNSQPISTTEVGDRIVKALQA from the coding sequence ATGAAACTTGCTGTTATTGGTGGAGACGGTATCGGCCCAGAGGTTACTGCAGAAGCCCTCAAAGTTTTGCAGGCCGTCCGCGACGACATTGAGACCACTGATTATGATCTGGGCGCACGCCGTTACCTTAAAAATGGTGAGCTGCTCACTGATGAGGATCTAGCTTCCCTGCGTGATCATGACGCCATTTTGCTAGGAGCCATCGGTGCGCCAGGTTCCGTTCCTCCAGGAGTTCTTGAGCGCGGCCTGCTGCTGAAGATGCGCTTTGCTTTGGATCACCACGTCAACCTGCGTCCATCCAAGCTGTATGACGGTGTCGAGTCTCCACTGCGTAACCCAGGCAAGATCGATTTCGTTGTGGTCCGTGAAGGCACCGAAGGTGCATACACCGGAAACGGCGGAGCAATCCGTGTGGGAACCCCTCATGAAATCGCCAATGAAACCTCTGTTAACACCCGTTACGGCGCAGAGCGTGTCATTCGCTACGCATTTGATCTCGCACAGAGCCGCCGCAAGAAGCTCACCCTGGTGCACAAAACCAACGTTTTGGTACACGGTGGTGGACTGTGGCAGCGCACCGTTGATGAGGTAGCCAAGGAATACCCAGAGGTGAGCGTTGATTACAACCACATCGACGCAGCAACCATCTACCTGGTAACCGATCCTTCGCGTTTCGATGTCATCGTCACCGACAACCTCTTCGGCGATATCCTCACCGATGAAGCTGGCGCTATTTCTGGTGGAATTGGTCTGGCAGCCTCCGGCAACATCGACGCCACCGGCACCAACCCTTCCATGTTTGAGCCTGTGCATGGTTCCGCTCCAGATATTGCAGGCCAAGGCATCGCGGATCCAACTGCCGCTATTTTGTCTGCTGCTATGTTGCTGCGCCACCTTGGTGATGAAGACAACGCAGTGCGCATTGAAAAGGCGATTGCTGCAGATGTCGCTGATCGCGATAACTCTCAGCCAATTTCCACCACCGAGGTGGGAGACCGCATTGTAAAGGCTCTTCAGGCCTAA
- a CDS encoding ABC transporter substrate-binding protein, with protein sequence MEPRLCHSTFVRIVSALLGVVLLTSCVPSPPKSFTHSTAVLRYRTSDINLSVVELAAALGYLENIELQVVGTVQGGTEAIQSLKSDEIDFSTIAFNGLIMAQVATGTPIKAIAACSGMSKDATSALLVQNGSEIAEIADLVGKTIGMNIIGSLGSAMMALHFQQSGLTPSEISSITLQPIAEEVMVDRLLQGQVDAIWVSDNTKERALATGNFAVLTEDVNLLGSRNTDSLVVSHDLIEKDPETISHLVDGVSRAIEFEQTHTSEEVRAVYFDYLERTNQDSRISAFQHWRSLGVSTRGGLINDRDFSIWSDWVESQIGPIDINLDNFYTNEFNPYHS encoded by the coding sequence ATGGAACCACGTTTATGTCATTCCACCTTTGTCCGCATTGTTTCGGCGCTTTTAGGCGTGGTGCTTTTAACTTCGTGTGTACCAAGTCCTCCAAAGTCTTTCACGCACAGCACAGCGGTGTTGCGTTATCGAACATCGGACATAAACCTAAGCGTAGTTGAGCTGGCAGCTGCGCTAGGTTATCTAGAAAATATTGAGCTCCAGGTAGTCGGGACTGTTCAAGGCGGCACTGAGGCTATTCAATCGTTGAAATCCGATGAAATCGACTTCTCTACCATTGCATTCAACGGCTTAATCATGGCTCAAGTCGCAACTGGGACACCCATCAAAGCGATCGCGGCATGTTCCGGCATGTCAAAGGATGCCACCTCCGCGCTATTGGTCCAAAATGGCAGTGAGATAGCAGAGATCGCCGATTTGGTGGGAAAAACAATCGGCATGAATATTATCGGCTCATTGGGCTCAGCCATGATGGCTCTTCATTTTCAGCAGTCAGGTTTGACGCCTTCGGAAATCTCCAGCATTACCCTGCAGCCTATCGCGGAAGAAGTAATGGTTGACCGACTTCTCCAGGGCCAGGTCGATGCGATCTGGGTTAGCGATAACACTAAAGAACGTGCACTAGCCACAGGCAATTTCGCTGTCTTAACGGAGGATGTCAACCTCTTAGGATCACGAAACACCGACAGCCTAGTGGTATCACATGATTTGATTGAAAAAGATCCAGAAACAATTTCCCACCTCGTAGATGGTGTCTCTCGAGCAATCGAATTTGAGCAAACACACACCAGCGAAGAAGTCCGTGCAGTTTACTTCGACTATCTGGAACGCACCAACCAAGATTCCCGTATCTCGGCATTTCAGCATTGGCGAAGCCTTGGGGTATCCACCCGTGGCGGATTGATCAACGATCGTGATTTCAGTATTTGGTCCGACTGGGTGGAATCACAAATCGGACCCATTGATATCAATCTTGACAATTTTTATACCAACGAGTTCAACCCATACCACAGCTGA
- a CDS encoding CBS domain-containing protein — translation MSVELEEIRDFLAGFEPFAQLPAEELDQLPGKMSMRYFRRGEEIIAYGAPNHYMGVIRSGAVDVLDADGTLLDRRDAGRSFGYSTLGPERNSRYRMVAVEDSLVLRLARDDFDELAKRNPELSRYYSSWSKRIRAAADQLRQESSTKVLRTKLGDFKIANPISCSPDTTIQDAAIKMDEHGVSSLLVQTDGKLKGIVTDRDMRSRVVAQNLDIDLPVSEVMTTDPRCATSKALAFEAMLLMSELRIHHLPIVDNGQISGIVTAADIMRLLRHDPIYLTADLSRKNTVEELANTFQSAAEVASRFIDRGASADEVSSLLTVAADSLARRLLVLAERKFGEPPVPYCFVVVGSQARKEMGLASDQDNALVLDNSFDQHKHGQYFADLSEFVCQGLDQAGQVLCPGDMMASNPEWRKTADQWISTFYSWITAPEPEALLHAQTFFDFRGIYGDIDMAKEVHKSAVNMARGARRLHAHLASLAARRDPPLGFFRGLVVERSGEYGATLDVKKGGTAGIVQMARLYALATGSKAIGTRERLNAAAGHGHVSRKGAQDLLDAFDFLSAMAFQHQARLIKVGEKPNYHIDPKTLGKMDREHLRDAFSIIKDMQSALATKYPVRNI, via the coding sequence ATGTCGGTTGAACTCGAAGAAATCCGTGATTTCTTAGCCGGATTTGAGCCCTTCGCCCAGTTACCCGCTGAAGAATTAGATCAGTTGCCGGGGAAGATGAGCATGCGTTATTTCCGCAGGGGTGAAGAAATCATTGCTTACGGTGCACCCAATCATTACATGGGGGTGATTAGATCAGGCGCCGTCGATGTTCTTGATGCTGATGGAACCCTGCTTGATCGTCGTGATGCGGGACGATCTTTTGGATATTCCACGCTGGGACCAGAGCGAAATTCACGGTATCGCATGGTTGCTGTGGAAGATTCACTAGTGTTGCGTCTTGCTCGGGATGATTTTGATGAACTGGCAAAGCGAAACCCAGAGTTGAGCCGCTACTATTCCAGCTGGTCAAAGCGTATTCGCGCGGCAGCTGATCAGCTTCGCCAAGAGTCCAGCACCAAGGTGTTGCGTACTAAGTTGGGTGATTTTAAGATCGCTAATCCGATTTCATGCAGCCCTGATACCACCATTCAGGATGCTGCGATCAAAATGGATGAACATGGTGTGTCGTCGCTTTTGGTTCAAACGGATGGCAAGCTCAAAGGCATTGTGACTGATCGGGATATGCGCAGCCGAGTGGTGGCGCAGAATCTAGATATTGATTTGCCAGTGTCCGAAGTAATGACCACTGACCCGCGGTGCGCAACGTCAAAGGCCTTAGCGTTTGAGGCCATGTTGTTGATGTCGGAGCTGCGCATTCACCATTTGCCCATTGTGGATAATGGACAAATCTCCGGCATTGTTACCGCTGCCGATATCATGCGCTTGTTGCGCCACGATCCGATTTATTTAACGGCGGATTTATCGCGCAAAAATACTGTGGAGGAGTTGGCTAATACTTTCCAGTCTGCAGCTGAGGTGGCCTCAAGGTTTATTGATCGGGGTGCCTCTGCGGATGAAGTTAGTAGCCTGCTGACAGTTGCGGCGGATTCACTTGCCCGCCGGCTGCTGGTGTTGGCCGAGCGGAAATTTGGTGAACCACCAGTGCCGTATTGCTTTGTGGTGGTGGGATCCCAGGCTAGGAAAGAAATGGGATTGGCCTCAGATCAAGACAACGCCCTTGTCTTGGATAATTCTTTTGATCAACACAAGCATGGACAATATTTTGCGGACTTGAGCGAATTTGTGTGCCAAGGTCTTGATCAAGCAGGTCAAGTGCTGTGCCCAGGCGATATGATGGCTTCTAATCCCGAGTGGCGTAAAACTGCTGATCAGTGGATTTCTACCTTCTATTCGTGGATTACGGCACCTGAGCCAGAAGCCTTATTGCATGCTCAAACCTTCTTTGATTTTCGAGGCATCTACGGAGATATTGACATGGCCAAAGAGGTGCACAAGAGTGCGGTAAATATGGCTAGGGGAGCACGTCGTCTTCATGCTCACTTGGCTAGCCTTGCGGCCCGGCGCGATCCGCCTTTGGGCTTTTTCCGCGGGCTAGTGGTGGAACGTTCTGGTGAGTATGGCGCCACGTTGGATGTGAAAAAGGGCGGAACTGCTGGCATTGTTCAGATGGCGAGGCTTTACGCGCTGGCCACGGGTAGTAAGGCCATTGGTACTAGGGAGCGTTTGAATGCTGCGGCTGGACATGGGCATGTCTCGCGGAAGGGTGCGCAGGATTTGTTAGATGCTTTTGATTTCTTATCGGCGATGGCGTTCCAGCATCAGGCTCGGTTGATCAAGGTGGGGGAAAAACCCAATTATCATATTGATCCGAAGACCTTGGGGAAGATGGATCGGGAACATTTGCGTGATGCGTTTTCCATTATTAAAGATATGCAGTCGGCGTTAGCTACTAAGTATCCGGTGAGGAATATCTAG
- a CDS encoding exonuclease domain-containing protein — protein sequence MWGRRKAKIRRATGALAEFYKVPRPGASTSLKELKLLAVDVETTGLKPREHQIVSIGWVPINGNVIDLSGAGYVVIRGSEGFSVGSSAVIHQLTDDEIAAGIDMEDALTQLLKALEGRAMLAHFSPIERDFISAACLKHFGTLLDVPLVDTFAMERRHMERMSTYPRGEDLRLARVRQRYGLPNYSNHQALTDALACAEVYLVQIANLRAQTLKDIWE from the coding sequence GTGTGGGGGCGTCGAAAAGCGAAAATTAGGCGCGCAACTGGCGCGTTGGCGGAGTTTTATAAGGTGCCGCGGCCGGGGGCGTCGACAAGCTTAAAAGAGCTGAAACTGTTGGCTGTGGATGTGGAAACGACTGGCCTGAAGCCGCGCGAGCATCAAATTGTGTCGATCGGGTGGGTGCCGATTAATGGCAATGTGATTGATTTAAGTGGCGCGGGGTACGTGGTGATTCGTGGCAGTGAAGGGTTTTCGGTGGGCTCGTCGGCGGTGATTCACCAGCTCACCGATGATGAGATCGCGGCCGGCATCGACATGGAGGACGCGCTAACCCAGCTGCTCAAAGCCCTTGAAGGGCGCGCCATGCTGGCGCATTTTTCACCCATCGAGCGCGATTTTATTTCGGCCGCATGCCTCAAGCATTTTGGAACGCTTCTCGACGTGCCCCTCGTGGACACCTTCGCCATGGAACGCCGCCACATGGAAAGGATGTCCACCTACCCGCGCGGGGAAGATTTACGTCTAGCGCGCGTGCGACAACGCTATGGGCTACCCAATTACTCCAACCACCAAGCATTAACCGATGCGCTGGCGTGCGCCGAGGTGTACTTGGTGCAAATCGCCAACCTTCGGGCGCAAACGCTAAAAGACATTTGGGAATAG
- a CDS encoding fumarylacetoacetate hydrolase family protein — MRFGRIATPDGMCFCSIEGEGDDVANLTAREIEGTPFTEPKFTGREWPLKDVRLLAPMLPSKVVAIGRNYADHVAEVFKKSAESLPPTLFLKPPTSVTGPDSPIRIPSFATKVEFEGELAVVIGKPCKNVKAEDWKSVVLGFTIINDVSSRDLQFADGQWARAKGIDTFGPIGPWIETDINSIDLDNLPIKARLTHNGETKLKQDSNSSQMIMKMGEIIEFITASMTLLPGDVIATGSPAGTEAMVDGDYIEIEIPGIGKLGNPVVDA, encoded by the coding sequence ATGCGTTTTGGACGAATTGCCACCCCAGATGGAATGTGTTTTTGCTCGATTGAAGGCGAAGGAGATGATGTAGCCAACCTCACCGCGCGTGAGATCGAGGGTACCCCATTTACCGAACCTAAGTTCACCGGCCGTGAATGGCCACTAAAAGATGTACGCCTGCTTGCGCCAATGTTGCCAAGCAAAGTTGTTGCGATCGGCCGTAACTACGCCGATCACGTGGCAGAAGTGTTCAAAAAGTCCGCTGAATCCCTGCCACCAACCCTGTTCTTGAAGCCACCGACATCAGTCACCGGACCGGATTCCCCAATCCGCATCCCATCCTTTGCCACCAAGGTTGAATTCGAAGGTGAACTTGCCGTAGTCATTGGCAAGCCATGCAAGAATGTCAAGGCAGAAGACTGGAAGTCCGTTGTTTTGGGCTTCACCATCATCAACGATGTGTCCTCCCGCGACCTCCAGTTCGCCGACGGACAATGGGCACGTGCCAAAGGCATCGACACCTTCGGTCCCATCGGACCATGGATTGAAACCGACATCAACTCCATCGACCTGGACAACCTGCCCATCAAGGCACGCCTGACCCACAACGGTGAAACCAAACTCAAGCAGGACTCCAACTCCAGCCAGATGATCATGAAGATGGGTGAAATCATCGAATTCATCACCGCCTCCATGACTCTGCTCCCAGGCGACGTCATTGCCACCGGCTCCCCAGCAGGCACCGAAGCAATGGTCGACGGCGACTACATCGAAATCGAAATCCCAGGCATCGGAAAACTGGGCAACCCAGTCGTGGACGCCTAA
- a CDS encoding class I SAM-dependent methyltransferase, with translation MSHHHEHRAYDEVTPESMEDQYTSAEQIWSGNPNQALIAYLGEKPATGTALDIGCGEGADLVWLSARGYKTTGIDFAPTAVARAKQIAEPAGAEVLLVSFTEFAIESGRQFDLVSCSYGQIPANDTSVAHLESLVAPGGTLLFTHHDFESESAATPKWLSEHLSKDFQVDVLESFERDVKTGAGAHHHVDIVLKATKVS, from the coding sequence ATGAGCCACCACCACGAGCACCGCGCATACGACGAGGTCACCCCAGAATCCATGGAGGACCAATACACCTCCGCGGAACAAATCTGGAGCGGAAACCCCAACCAAGCATTAATTGCCTACCTGGGAGAAAAACCCGCCACCGGCACCGCACTAGATATTGGATGCGGTGAAGGAGCTGACCTCGTGTGGCTATCTGCACGAGGCTACAAAACCACCGGCATCGACTTTGCACCCACCGCCGTGGCACGCGCCAAACAAATCGCAGAACCCGCCGGCGCGGAAGTGCTCTTGGTATCATTCACCGAATTCGCCATCGAATCCGGTCGCCAATTTGACCTTGTCAGCTGCTCATACGGCCAAATCCCAGCCAACGACACCTCCGTTGCACACCTGGAAAGCCTCGTCGCACCCGGCGGAACACTACTGTTTACCCACCACGACTTTGAATCAGAATCCGCAGCAACCCCAAAGTGGTTATCGGAACACCTGAGCAAAGACTTCCAGGTCGACGTATTGGAATCCTTTGAACGCGACGTAAAAACCGGAGCTGGCGCACACCACCACGTGGATATTGTGCTGAAAGCGACGAAAGTTTCTTAA
- a CDS encoding isochorismate synthase, protein MSAHRNPAAPTTAPDFLLSRGHGSVRTQGSQEAFTDPWEAVDALKEGRVAMVVGALPFERDKPAALTVPKRIIREDGPLEPHAYYRFGPGSVLNATVAGIDPSPIEHLRRVNAAINTINNTVLNKVVLARAVDISFDPPVDPLLVAARLIDNSHNKDGFIADLTPAGTNFDGHMLVGSSPEVLIKRQGSTISAYPLAGSAPRLADPKRDEAQGKNLLASAKNLEEHSYVVNHLRTILEPLCSQFDASPIPELTKTNEMWHLATPIVGTLKDPKITALELAIRTHPTPAICGTPTDAAEALIVEAESPRNFYAGAVGWCDSTGDGEYMVAIRCAEVSGDGTWARAWAGGGIVADSDAQEEFDETTAKLQTIMRSLGL, encoded by the coding sequence ATGTCTGCCCACCGCAACCCAGCTGCTCCCACCACCGCCCCAGATTTCCTCTTGTCCAGAGGTCACGGGTCCGTGCGCACCCAAGGATCACAGGAGGCATTCACCGATCCCTGGGAGGCAGTCGACGCCTTAAAAGAAGGCCGCGTAGCCATGGTGGTGGGCGCATTGCCCTTCGAGCGGGACAAGCCGGCAGCACTTACCGTCCCCAAACGCATCATCCGCGAAGACGGCCCTCTAGAGCCCCATGCCTACTACCGGTTCGGCCCAGGATCAGTGCTTAACGCCACAGTTGCAGGCATCGACCCCTCACCGATTGAGCATTTACGACGAGTCAATGCAGCGATCAACACCATCAACAACACAGTCCTAAACAAAGTCGTCCTCGCACGTGCCGTAGACATTTCATTTGACCCACCTGTTGATCCCCTCCTGGTGGCTGCGCGCCTGATTGATAACTCGCACAACAAAGACGGATTCATCGCAGACCTCACCCCGGCTGGCACGAATTTTGACGGGCACATGCTGGTGGGATCCTCACCAGAAGTACTCATCAAACGCCAAGGCTCCACCATCTCCGCCTACCCACTAGCCGGGTCAGCCCCACGACTAGCTGATCCGAAACGCGACGAAGCCCAAGGAAAAAACCTCCTAGCCAGCGCAAAGAATCTGGAAGAACACTCCTACGTGGTCAACCACCTCCGCACAATCCTTGAACCGCTGTGCTCACAATTTGATGCCTCCCCCATCCCTGAGTTAACCAAAACCAATGAAATGTGGCACCTGGCAACACCGATAGTTGGCACCCTCAAAGACCCCAAAATCACCGCACTGGAACTAGCCATCCGAACACACCCCACACCCGCGATCTGTGGCACCCCCACCGACGCCGCCGAAGCACTCATCGTAGAAGCAGAATCCCCACGAAACTTCTACGCCGGAGCCGTCGGATGGTGCGATTCCACCGGAGACGGAGAATACATGGTAGCCATCCGCTGCGCCGAAGTATCCGGAGACGGAACCTGGGCCAGAGCATGGGCAGGTGGCGGCATCGTGGCCGACTCAGATGCACAAGAAGAATTTGATGAAACCACCGCGAAACTCCAGACAATCATGCGGTCACTGGGATTGTGA
- the gltX gene encoding glutamate--tRNA ligase, protein MACMTDVRVRFCPSPTGTPHVGLVRTALFNWAYARHTGGKLVFRIEDTDAARDSEESYAAIIDSLRWLGMDWDEGVEKGGPHEPYRQSQRKDIYQDVLKQLIDAGEVYPAYSTAEEVEERHKAAGRDPKLGYDNFDRDLTEEQVAAFEAEGRKPVWRLRMPEQDWKWTDLVRGEVEFKSFTQPDFVVARSNGEPLYTLVNPVDDALMEVTHVLRGEDLLPSTPRQLALYEALKRIGVAKATPTFGHLPFVMGEGNKKLSKRDPQSSLFNHRDNGIIPEGMLNYLALLGWSLSSDQDIFGVDELIANFDVADVLGNPARFDQKKLEAINADHIRLLEPKDFEARLRAYMTEYTDFPADYPAEKFAIAAELVQTRIKVLSEAWDLLKFLVTADEDLVLNEKAAKKNLKETAVEPLNAGIAALEAVEEWTTPNIEAALTKALIEDLGLKPRVAFGALRIGISGEAVSPPLFESMELLGKESTLVRLKATREQTPYVVAE, encoded by the coding sequence ATGGCCTGCATGACTGATGTTCGTGTTCGTTTCTGCCCATCGCCCACCGGCACCCCTCACGTTGGACTTGTGCGTACTGCGTTGTTCAACTGGGCATATGCTCGCCACACTGGAGGCAAGTTAGTTTTCCGCATTGAGGATACTGATGCTGCCCGTGACTCTGAAGAATCCTATGCTGCCATCATCGATTCCCTGCGTTGGTTGGGAATGGATTGGGATGAGGGTGTGGAAAAGGGAGGCCCACACGAGCCCTACCGCCAGTCGCAGCGCAAGGACATCTATCAGGACGTTTTAAAGCAGCTTATCGACGCCGGCGAGGTGTATCCTGCCTACTCCACCGCTGAGGAGGTTGAGGAGCGCCACAAGGCTGCAGGGCGCGATCCAAAGCTGGGCTATGACAACTTTGACCGCGATCTCACCGAGGAGCAGGTTGCAGCGTTTGAAGCAGAGGGCCGTAAGCCTGTTTGGCGTTTGCGTATGCCGGAGCAGGACTGGAAATGGACTGACCTGGTCCGCGGTGAAGTTGAGTTTAAGTCTTTCACCCAGCCTGACTTCGTGGTGGCTCGTTCCAACGGTGAGCCTTTGTACACGCTTGTAAACCCAGTTGATGATGCATTGATGGAAGTAACCCACGTGCTTCGCGGTGAGGATTTGCTTCCTTCCACCCCTCGCCAGCTTGCCCTGTATGAGGCCCTCAAGCGCATTGGCGTGGCAAAAGCTACCCCAACCTTTGGCCACCTGCCGTTTGTAATGGGGGAGGGCAACAAGAAGCTATCTAAGCGTGATCCACAGTCCAGCCTGTTCAACCACCGCGACAACGGCATCATCCCTGAGGGCATGCTCAACTACCTGGCGTTGCTGGGCTGGTCCTTGTCTTCTGATCAGGACATCTTTGGTGTCGATGAGTTGATTGCCAACTTCGATGTCGCCGACGTGTTGGGCAACCCAGCGCGCTTTGATCAGAAGAAACTTGAGGCAATCAACGCAGACCACATCCGTTTGCTTGAGCCAAAGGATTTCGAAGCTCGCCTGCGCGCATACATGACCGAGTACACCGACTTCCCAGCTGATTACCCAGCCGAGAAGTTCGCGATTGCAGCAGAGCTGGTTCAGACCCGCATCAAGGTGCTCAGCGAAGCCTGGGATCTGCTGAAGTTCCTCGTTACCGCCGATGAGGATCTGGTTCTTAATGAGAAGGCAGCCAAGAAGAACCTCAAGGAAACCGCGGTTGAGCCTCTGAATGCAGGTATCGCAGCGCTGGAGGCAGTGGAGGAGTGGACCACTCCAAATATCGAAGCAGCGTTGACCAAGGCTCTTATTGAGGATCTGGGCCTGAAACCTCGCGTGGCTTTCGGTGCACTGCGCATTGGTATCTCCGGTGAGGCTGTATCCCCACCACTGTTTGAGTCCATGGAGCTCTTGGGCAAGGAATCCACGTTGGTTCGTCTAAAGGCGACCCGTGAGCAGACTCCATACGTGGTCGCTGAATAA
- a CDS encoding SRPBCC family protein: MPFPALLLPLIFWTGIAALSSWAVSRALPLRADNSIEIDAPVEKVWDFIEDADRVPEWNEHIVYVQAPGEIRQGMKLKMKTKHPESKRLTLKFRPTVDVLRPERELTWSTKIIARWLLSVTDTIELKPLEDGRTEVDQSMSFSGVLSPGVPFLASISRIKENSNRKLKALLEQE, encoded by the coding sequence ATGCCGTTTCCAGCGCTGTTGTTACCGCTGATTTTCTGGACAGGAATAGCCGCTTTATCCTCCTGGGCTGTCAGCCGTGCACTCCCCCTTCGCGCAGATAATTCCATTGAGATCGATGCACCGGTGGAAAAAGTGTGGGATTTCATCGAAGACGCTGATCGGGTACCTGAGTGGAATGAGCACATCGTGTACGTTCAGGCGCCTGGGGAAATCAGACAGGGCATGAAGCTGAAGATGAAAACTAAGCATCCTGAATCCAAGCGCCTGACCTTGAAGTTTCGCCCTACCGTCGATGTGCTGCGTCCGGAACGGGAATTAACCTGGTCAACGAAGATCATTGCGCGGTGGTTGTTGTCCGTTACTGACACCATCGAACTCAAACCTTTGGAAGATGGTCGCACTGAAGTTGATCAATCAATGTCTTTTAGTGGGGTGTTATCTCCAGGAGTTCCGTTTTTGGCCAGCATCAGCCGGATCAAAGAGAACTCAAACCGTAAGTTGAAGGCGCTGCTTGAGCAGGAATAG
- a CDS encoding TetR/AcrR family transcriptional regulator, producing MIFPDPPTGRLADIIDTAWRLVETHGWANVSTRMLANELNIKAPSLYKHVKTREDIAAHIATKAFIQLGQGLHEHCDSVEDLLSKYRLMARENPNIYRLLTSSEFPRDRLPEGLETWAGTPFYLVTGEDPIKAQALWAFAHGMAILEIDARFAGANNGSPADGVWEVGAQAFSVGESGVQEVKKR from the coding sequence GTGATTTTTCCCGATCCACCAACCGGTCGCCTAGCAGACATTATTGATACCGCGTGGCGGCTTGTGGAGACCCATGGCTGGGCGAATGTGAGCACACGCATGTTGGCGAATGAGTTAAATATCAAGGCGCCGTCGCTGTACAAGCATGTGAAAACGCGTGAAGATATTGCTGCGCACATTGCAACGAAGGCATTTATTCAGCTGGGGCAGGGCTTGCATGAGCACTGTGACAGCGTGGAGGATCTGCTCTCTAAATATCGCTTAATGGCTAGGGAAAACCCTAATATCTACCGGTTGTTAACTAGTTCAGAGTTCCCGCGTGATCGTCTTCCAGAGGGTTTGGAAACGTGGGCAGGCACACCGTTTTACCTGGTCACTGGTGAAGATCCGATTAAGGCTCAAGCGCTGTGGGCGTTTGCACACGGCATGGCCATCTTGGAGATCGACGCACGTTTTGCTGGTGCCAACAATGGCTCACCGGCAGATGGTGTGTGGGAGGTCGGCGCGCAGGCGTTTAGTGTTGGCGAGTCGGGGGTTCAAGAGGTTAAAAAGCGCTAG
- a CDS encoding SRPBCC domain-containing protein has protein sequence MKTKKRSRILFTALGIVVALPALSFGLSHLFPATTTREITIDAQPEQVWEVLSDLESFPQWHPTITTLSGEAVVGNTVAFTNEEGGSSISFTPTVLAAEPASELRWLGHVAFPGLMDGDHSFVLEPEGAGTRMTQSESFTGILGMFAPLFMDLGASFEASNQALANFVESKFQ, from the coding sequence ATGAAAACTAAGAAGCGCTCCCGCATCTTGTTCACTGCACTAGGAATTGTCGTAGCTCTACCTGCCCTCTCCTTTGGTTTAAGCCACCTCTTCCCTGCCACGACCACCAGGGAAATCACCATCGATGCCCAACCAGAGCAAGTGTGGGAGGTGTTAAGCGATTTGGAGTCTTTCCCACAATGGCATCCCACCATCACCACGCTTAGTGGTGAAGCAGTGGTTGGGAACACGGTGGCGTTTACCAATGAGGAGGGGGGTTCGTCGATAAGCTTTACCCCGACCGTGCTCGCGGCGGAACCCGCTAGCGAGCTGCGCTGGCTGGGGCATGTGGCGTTTCCGGGGCTGATGGATGGTGATCATTCATTTGTGCTTGAGCCTGAAGGTGCGGGGACGAGGATGACGCAATCGGAAAGTTTTACCGGAATTCTTGGAATGTTTGCGCCACTGTTTATGGATTTGGGGGCATCATTTGAGGCGTCCAATCAAGCGCTTGCAAATTTTGTGGAGAGTAAATTTCAGTGA